A region from the Triticum urartu cultivar G1812 chromosome 1, Tu2.1, whole genome shotgun sequence genome encodes:
- the LOC125540895 gene encoding uncharacterized protein LOC125540895 produces MSQPITFDHLDYSRNIRNAGWTALILDLIIDGLQFTQVLMDGGSDLNLLYPDTIRRMGIDPTKIRHSSTSFKGVTPGPYANCTGSLLLEVVFGSSDNFRREKLIFHIAPFKSSHQALLEPEAFARFNAILHYASLTLKMPGPRGIISLKGRLRPRTWLGESGLNKVGAS; encoded by the coding sequence ATGTCACAACCAATTACTTTCGACCATCTGGATTACTCCAGAAACATTCGGAACGCAGGATGGACTGCTTTGATATTGGATCTTATAATCGACGGACTACAATTTACACAAGTCCTAATGGATGGCGGTAGTGACTTAAACCTGCTATATCCGGACACAATCCGCAggatggggatagacccgaccaAAATTCGCCATAGCAGCACTTCCTTCAAAGGAGTGACGCCAGGCCCTTACGCCAATTGCACAGGGTCCTTACTACTAGAAGTTGTGTTCGGTTCatccgataacttccgtcgcgaaaagcTAATCTTCCATATCGCCCCATTTAAAAGTAGCCATCAAGCACTATTGGAACctgaagctttcgcccgcttcaATGCAATACTGCATTACGCGTCTCTTACACTTaaaatgcccggtccacgcggcattaTCTCTTTGAAAGGTCGCTTAAGACCCCGGACATGGCTAGGCGAGTCCGGCTTAAATAAAGTAGGGGCTTCCTAG